In Pajaroellobacter abortibovis, the following are encoded in one genomic region:
- the uvrB gene encoding excinuclease ABC subunit UvrB produces the protein MTLFHLHTAYQPRGNQPKAIQQLVAGVNRGEKHQVLLGITGSGKTFTMAHVIQQTGRPTLILAPNKTLAAQLFTEMRELFPEHAVQYFVSYYDYYQPEAYIPTTDTYIAKDALINDAIDRMRHAATHALLSRRDVIIVASVSCIYGIGDVDSYHSLVLRLKKGEMFRRDHLLRLLVDIQYERNDIDFHRSSFRVRGDIVDVFPAYEQDRAIRIEFFGGLIDSIKEIDPIRGNTVQLLDEYVLYPGSHYVTHQQQMQKAIQQIREELTEQLQFFEKDGRLLEKNRLDQRTQYDLEIMEQMGFCHGIENYSRHLSGRKAGEPPPTLIDYFPKDFLLIIDESHQTIPQLSAMYKGDRSRKETLVEFGFRLPSALDNRPLKFEEFESMVHQVIYVSATPGDYEIKQTGGVIVEQIVRPTGLMDPPIEVRPVAGQVDHLLEEIRGCIKRNERVLCTTLTKRMAEDLTDYYRDLGIAIQYLHSDIDTLKRVEILRDLRLGEYDVLVGINLLREGLDLPEVALVAIFDADKEGFLRNSRSLIQTIGRAARNVHGRVIMYADKVTDAMRYALEETARRRQLQAEYNERHGVTPTTVVRAVMDIPHTLPGHSKGTSSQDTHAPKDALSNSNPLSIEQLRIEMMTAAEQLEFEKAAHLRDQIKLLEGQNLIAKSKPQRKRKAATLKRVT, from the coding sequence ATGACACTTTTTCACCTTCACACAGCCTACCAGCCTAGAGGCAATCAACCAAAAGCGATCCAACAGCTCGTTGCAGGGGTGAACCGAGGAGAAAAGCACCAAGTACTGCTGGGTATCACAGGCTCTGGGAAGACGTTTACAATGGCTCACGTGATCCAGCAGACAGGGCGCCCAACGCTTATCCTTGCCCCTAACAAAACGTTGGCTGCCCAGCTTTTTACTGAAATGCGAGAATTATTTCCTGAGCATGCAGTCCAGTACTTCGTCAGTTATTACGATTATTACCAGCCTGAAGCGTATATCCCTACCACAGATACTTATATCGCCAAAGATGCTCTGATCAATGATGCGATCGATCGAATGCGCCATGCTGCCACTCACGCTCTTCTCTCACGGCGCGATGTGATCATTGTTGCCTCCGTTAGCTGCATTTATGGAATTGGAGATGTGGATAGCTATCACAGTTTGGTGCTTCGCTTGAAGAAAGGAGAGATGTTTCGTCGCGATCATCTGTTGCGATTGCTTGTAGATATTCAGTATGAGCGCAATGATATCGATTTTCACCGTTCATCGTTTCGAGTGAGGGGGGATATTGTGGATGTGTTCCCGGCTTACGAGCAGGATCGAGCGATTCGAATAGAATTTTTTGGAGGGCTGATCGACTCTATTAAGGAAATTGATCCGATTCGAGGAAACACCGTTCAATTGCTTGACGAGTATGTCCTCTATCCAGGCTCGCATTATGTAACGCATCAACAACAAATGCAAAAAGCCATTCAACAGATCCGAGAGGAACTGACAGAGCAATTGCAGTTCTTTGAAAAAGATGGTCGTTTGCTCGAGAAAAACAGATTGGATCAGAGGACCCAATACGACTTGGAAATCATGGAACAAATGGGTTTCTGTCATGGGATTGAAAACTATTCGAGACATTTGTCAGGTCGAAAAGCGGGTGAGCCCCCTCCTACCCTCATCGATTACTTCCCGAAGGATTTTTTGCTGATCATCGATGAATCCCATCAAACCATTCCTCAATTGAGTGCGATGTACAAAGGGGATCGATCAAGAAAAGAGACGCTGGTGGAATTTGGATTTCGACTCCCGAGCGCGCTCGACAATCGACCTCTTAAGTTTGAAGAATTTGAATCGATGGTTCATCAAGTGATTTATGTGTCCGCCACACCAGGTGATTATGAAATTAAGCAAACAGGGGGTGTTATTGTTGAACAGATAGTCCGTCCGACTGGCCTTATGGATCCGCCCATCGAAGTGCGTCCTGTTGCTGGGCAAGTGGATCATTTACTTGAAGAAATTCGTGGGTGCATCAAGCGAAATGAACGGGTCTTATGTACAACGCTTACAAAGAGAATGGCAGAGGATTTAACAGATTATTATCGCGATCTGGGGATCGCCATTCAGTACCTCCATTCGGATATCGATACACTCAAGCGAGTAGAGATCTTACGCGATTTGAGATTAGGTGAATATGATGTGCTTGTAGGAATCAACTTACTTCGAGAAGGGCTTGATCTACCTGAAGTTGCTCTCGTCGCGATTTTTGATGCAGACAAAGAGGGTTTTTTAAGGAATTCGCGTTCTTTGATTCAGACGATTGGACGCGCTGCACGAAACGTTCATGGGCGTGTCATTATGTATGCGGATAAGGTAACAGACGCGATGCGGTATGCGCTTGAAGAGACAGCAAGACGGCGACAACTCCAAGCAGAGTACAACGAACGGCATGGCGTGACTCCTACCACGGTAGTCCGAGCGGTCATGGATATTCCCCACACGCTGCCAGGGCACTCCAAGGGGACCTCTTCTCAAGATACCCACGCTCCAAAGGATGCATTATCCAATTCGAACCCGTTGAGTATAGAGCAACTCCGCATTGAAATGATGACCGCTGCTGAACAACTCGAATTTGAGAAGGCTGCGCACTTGCGGGATCAAATCAAGCTTCTCGAAGGTCAAAATCTCATTGCCAAATCAAAACCACAAAGAAAACGAAAAGCAGCCACCTTGAAAAGGGTTACATGA
- a CDS encoding mannose-1-phosphate guanylyltransferase, with amino-acid sequence MNRIQDTYAVILAGGAGTRFWPASRKHIPKQLLPLAGLPNESMVAATVRRLSPLIPSHRMLISTSQHLLPQVKRVLPTTFVDAQFLSEPVGRNTAPCIGWATFKIVRQNENARIVVLPSDHFIADEQKFLQTIERALDVASKGYLTTIGIIPTRPETGYGYIELGDPIDPHAFQCKKFTEKPSYNIAQKYVASQKHLWNAGIFCFQAKVMKAAISNSIPSLADGLVEIEQAALQGEEEESIHQVFPRLPSLSIDYGIMEKASNLAVVPADFGWNDVGSWASAWELAVRDEHGNVLPSNAIALCASNNFYYASSTNPSKKLVALVDVHDFVIVDTEDTLLIVPRERSQEVRSVVEQLQQRKQFEWL; translated from the coding sequence GTGAATAGAATACAAGATACGTATGCTGTCATCCTGGCAGGGGGTGCTGGAACCCGTTTTTGGCCAGCCTCTCGGAAGCACATCCCTAAGCAATTATTACCTCTTGCAGGGTTACCTAATGAGTCGATGGTCGCTGCAACAGTTCGACGGCTTAGCCCGCTTATTCCTTCCCATCGTATGCTGATTTCAACGAGTCAACACTTGTTGCCTCAGGTGAAAAGAGTTCTCCCTACCACCTTCGTGGATGCTCAGTTTTTGTCTGAACCGGTTGGGCGGAATACCGCACCTTGTATCGGGTGGGCTACTTTCAAAATTGTACGACAGAATGAGAATGCACGGATTGTTGTACTCCCGAGTGATCATTTTATTGCAGACGAACAAAAATTTTTGCAGACGATCGAGCGTGCTCTCGATGTTGCAAGCAAGGGGTACTTAACTACTATTGGGATTATACCCACGCGCCCTGAGACGGGATACGGTTACATTGAGTTGGGTGATCCTATCGATCCTCATGCTTTTCAGTGTAAAAAGTTTACGGAAAAGCCCTCTTACAACATAGCCCAGAAATATGTTGCCAGTCAAAAACACCTTTGGAATGCAGGAATTTTTTGTTTTCAAGCAAAAGTGATGAAAGCGGCCATTTCAAACAGTATCCCTTCTCTTGCTGATGGCCTTGTCGAAATCGAGCAAGCAGCTCTTCAAGGAGAAGAGGAAGAGAGCATCCATCAGGTATTCCCTCGCTTACCGTCTTTATCTATCGATTACGGAATCATGGAGAAAGCATCCAATCTTGCTGTGGTGCCAGCTGACTTTGGATGGAATGATGTAGGATCTTGGGCAAGCGCTTGGGAACTTGCTGTGCGAGATGAACACGGGAACGTTTTACCCTCTAATGCGATTGCCCTCTGCGCTTCCAATAATTTTTATTACGCGTCCTCTACCAATCCATCCAAAAAACTCGTTGCGCTGGTGGATGTACATGATTTTGTCATTGTCGACACAGAAGATACTCTTTTGATTGTACCCCGTGAAAGATCTCAAGAAGTTCGATCTGTGGTGGAACAGTTACAACAGCGTAAGCAATTTGAGTGGTTATAG
- a CDS encoding F-box protein yields the protein MWIVILFSSGLDCTGLEDDQQATVRFSSVILSKSEEEEESLPSISNRLRKRKDPSIPSGIPCKCKELSICSDGLPALSPFDYVSDDVLIKIFERLPIAVLDRLRHVNHRFRAVIEATSANTTINNEWVASR from the coding sequence ATGTGGATAGTCATCCTGTTCTCTTCCGGCCTAGATTGTACGGGATTGGAAGATGACCAACAAGCGACAGTTCGTTTTTCTAGTGTGATTTTGTCTAAATCTGAAGAGGAAGAAGAGAGCCTACCTTCCATCTCGAATCGCTTGCGCAAGCGTAAAGATCCATCTATCCCCTCGGGTATACCGTGCAAGTGTAAAGAGCTATCCATATGCTCAGATGGATTGCCGGCTCTCTCCCCTTTCGATTACGTGTCAGATGACGTGCTGATCAAGATATTTGAACGCCTACCTATTGCAGTTTTAGATCGATTGAGGCATGTCAATCACAGATTTCGTGCTGTAATCGAAGCAACGAGCGCCAATACCACCATTAATAATGAATGGGTGGCTTCCCGGTAG